In a genomic window of Sus scrofa isolate TJ Tabasco breed Duroc chromosome 4, Sscrofa11.1, whole genome shotgun sequence:
- the CRABP2 gene encoding cellular retinoic acid-binding protein 2 (The RefSeq protein has 1 substitution compared to this genomic sequence) has protein sequence MPNFSGNWKIIRSENFEDLLKVLGVNVMLRKIAVAAASKPAVEIKQDGDTFYIKTSTTVRTTEINFKIGEEFEEQTVDGRPCKSLVKWESEDKMVCEQRLLKGEGPKTSWTRELTNDGELILTMTADDIVCTRVYVRE, from the exons ATGCCCAACTTCTCTGGCAACTGGAAGATCATCCGATCGGAAAACTTCGAGGATTTGCTCAAAGTGCTGG GAGTGAACGTGATGCTGAGGaagattgctgtggctgcggcatccAAGCCAGCTGTGGAGATCAAACAGGACGGAGACACTTTCTACATCAAAACCTCTACCACCGTGCGTACCACGGAGATCAACTTCAAGATCGGAGAAGAGTTTGAGGAGCAGACTGTGGACGGGAGACCCTGTAAG AGCCTGGTAAAATGGGAGAGTGAGAACAAAATGGTCTGCGAGCAGAGGCTTTTGAAGGGAGAGGGTCCCAAGACCTCCTGGACCAGAGAATTGACCAATGATGGAGAGCTGATCCTG ACCATGACGGCAGATGACATCGTGTGCACCAGGGTCTATGTCCGAGAGTGA
- the NES gene encoding nestin, whose protein sequence is MEGCLGEESFQMWELNRRLEAYLARVKALEEQNELLSAELKGLRAQSGVASWRARADDELAALRALVDQRWLEKHAAEVARDNLAEEVEGVAGRCQQLRLARERTSEEVARSRRVVEAEKCAQTWLSTQAAELERELEALRAAHEEELAGLNAQAACAPRGPAPPRGPPTPAPEVEELARRLGEAWRGAVRGYQERVAHMETSLGQARERLGHAMQGAREGRLELQQLQAERSGLQERRAALEQRLEGRWQERLRATEQFQLAVEALEQEKQGLQSQIAQVLEGRQQLAHLKMSLSLEVATYRTLLEAENSRLQTPGSGSKASLSILDPKLELHFPGTPEGRRLGPLLSVLSPTPLSSPLPDTLDTPMPAFLKSQEFLQARTPTSASTPIPPTPQAPCPAPDAEIRDQDAPLSLLQPRVGRQQAPEAVQAEAKVVIPASVLPGPEEPGGKQQEAGPGQAPEDQAPLAPALSPDRHSLEVKDGEPSESRESSRFQEEGEGQIWGLAEKETAVEVKAVSSLQREAQQEEGDLDVKEIQDAQELLEKESLKSPEEEIQEPLVSLEKQSHETMRSLEQENPESLRSLEEENLETLKPLEEGNQELLASLEEKEMEVVRSLEKETLELLKPVEKEDPQTLQSLEKENQETLRSFEGNEETFLCPRKENQELVTSLEEENLLVRSLEESLRAQEKESQEPLRSQDIENQEALRPLAKEGQEPLKSLEEDQETVRPLEKENHESLWAPEDECHETLRPLEKENQKSLRSLEDQETTGSPEKENQEPLRSPEDENQDTLRPLEKEAQQPLKSLGEEDQVTLRPLEEVKPEPLESLEKAQEIDRPLEKDNQALLRSLNEESIEAVRCSETETLEALKSIGEENQDIAKRLEEESQEPLGSGEGNQETLSPLEKEHRASLSSLGERNLENWRSPEEEGKESQRYLEAEENVEKRETPEPPRSLEEEEQATPPSAHQQKWDDVGGVQRELDQEAPPGKAGVDSEDKADLDQREQDGIDGKGEAGEQAGEATGEAWSTGGGQPGSLEPEEQSVPAEGASGEGGTQGFQDPEERPGQEGAPGFRAPQGISEVIEPVLEDDVPPADGQASPEVALGLEAAVGESESMGAEQGPEQEAGSLEESGGLAREDVTESPLGEEGLEAKRVQGLEGPRKELAEAVALEPELAALPSERRDLLEAPGGWEESKPEAPGEAEEAFPTETLHHSGSDAPQPRPLGSERAEEEAESVLGPPSPRPAESSSPTPNPEDALGPQCLAEGTQETGWGLEGRAEVPEGEQEDLGSGEIPEGLQEEEEEESREESEADELGETLPDSTPLGFYLRSPASPKWDLAGEQRPSPQGETRKEGWGPAALAPEGLGAHPSEEEGDEEEERGRDSELSEEFEDLGTEASLLPGVPGQVAEPLGQVPQLLLEPAAWDRDGESDGFADEESGEEGEEEDEEEEGRKPGAGRCGPGPSAGSLPALSDPQRGSLLGSEAVDVSVPWDDGSRGVAFDAPMTALETGSQDSAEALGSEEESAAAPLERQDHIPGPLETLGGVEDMALEVGDTFGVNGQGPSLKEELEHVNGGVVNGLEQPVGVGQGKAGALEGVQGTPLEGEEGGALKTPWAGAPLHLGQSQFLPFTQREGDGDSWSSGED, encoded by the exons ATGGAGGGCTGCCTGGGGGAGGAATCTTTTCAGATGTGGGAGCTCAACCGGCGCCTGGAGGCCTACCTGGCCCGGGTCAAGGCGCTAGAGGAGCAGAATGAGCTGCTCAGCGCGGAGCTCAAGGGTCTCCGGGCACAGTCCGGGGTCGCCTCCTGGAGGGCCCGTGCCGACGACGAGCTGGCGGCCCTGCGGGCCCTCGTCGACCAGCGCTGGCTGGAGAAGCACGCGGCCGAGGTGGCGCGCGACAACCTGGCTGAAGAGGTGGAGGGCGTGGCGGGCCGGTGCCAGCAGCTGCGGCTGGCCCGGGAGCGGACGTCGGAGGAGGTGGCCCGCAGCCGGCGTGTTGTCGAGGCCGAGAAATGCGCTCAGACCTGGCTGAGCACGCAGGCGGCGGAGCTGGAGCGCGAACTGGAGGCTCTGCGCGCGGCGCACGAGGAGGAGCTAGCCGGCCTGAACGCGCAGGCTGCCTGCGCCCCGCGCGGCCCCGCTCCGCCCCGAGGGCCCCCCACGCCGGCCCCCGAAGTGGAGGAGCTGGCGCGGCGTCTGGGCGAGGCGTGGCGCGGGGCTGTGCGCGGCTACCAGGAGCGCGTGGCGCACATGGAGACGTCGCTGGGCCAGGCCCGCGAGCGCCTGGGCCACGCGATGCAGGGCGCTCGCGAGGGTcgcctggagctgcagcagcttcAGGCGGAGCGCAGCGGCCTCCAGGAGCGCAGGGCTGCGCTGGAGCAGAGGTTGGAGGGCCGCTGGCAGGAGCGGCTACGGGCCACTGAGCAGTTCCAG CTGGCCGTGGAGGCCCTGGAGCAGGAGAAACAGGGCCTACAGAGCCAGATCGCCCAGGTCCTGGAAGGTCGGCAGCAGCTGGCACACCTCAAGATGTCCCTCAGCCTGGAGGTGGCCACATACAG GACCCTCCTAGAGGCGGAGAACTCCCGGCTGCAGACACCTGGCAGTGGTTCCAAGGCTTCTCTCAGCATCTTGG ACCCTAAGTTGGAGCTGCATTTCCCTGGGACCCCAGAGGGCCGGCGTCTGGGACCTTTGCTCTCTGTCCTGAGTCCTACTCCTCTCTCCTCACCCCTGCCCGATACCCTTGACACACCTATGCCAGCCTTTCTGAAGAGCCAGGAATTCCTTCAGGCCCGCACCCCCACCTCGGCcagcacccccatcccacccacacctcaggctccctgccctgctccagaTGCCGAGATCAGAGACCAGGACgcccctctctccctgctccagcCACGGGTTGGGAGGCAACAGGCTCCAGAAGCTGTGCAGGCTGAAGCCAAGGTGGTCATCCCTGCCAGTGTCCTGCCAGGACCTGAGGAGCCTGGAGGCAAGCAGCAAGAGGCTGGTCCTGGCCAGGCCCCTGAAGATCAGGCCCCCTTGGCCCCAGCTCTCAGCCCTGACCGCCACAGCTTAGAGGTCAAAGATGGAGAACCCAGTGAATCTAGAGAATCCAGCAGATTTCAGGAGGAAGGTGAAGGGCAGATCTGGGGGCTGGCAGAAAAAGAGACAGCTGTAGAGGTCAAAGCAGTGAGCAGCTTGCAGCGGGAAGCACAGCAAGAAGAGGGGGATCTGGACGTGAAAGAAATCCAGGATGCCCAGGAGCTTTTGGAAAAAGAATCTCTGAAGTCTCCGGAAGAGGAGATTCAAGAGCCACTGGTGTCTCTGGAAAAACAGAGCCATGAGACAATGAGATCCCTAGAGCAGGAGAATCCAGAATCTCTGAGGTCTCTGGAAGAAGAGAATTTAGAAACACTAAAACCTCTAGAAGAGGGGAATCAAGAGTTATTGGCATctttagaagaaaaagagatggagGTAGTGAGATCACTAGAAAAAGAGACTCTAGAACTACTTAAGCCTGTAGAAAAAGAGGACCCGCAGACATTGCAATctctggaaaaggaaaatcaagaaaCACTGAGGTCTTTTGAAGGTAATGAAGAGACATTTTTATGtccaagaaaggaaaatcaagaaTTGGTGACGTCTCTAGAAGAGGAGAACCTTCTAGTAAGGTCTCTAGAAGAGTCATTGAGAGCTCAAGAAAAGGAGAGTCAAGAGCCACTGAGATCTCAAGACATAGAGAACCAGGAAGCATTGAGACCCCTAGCAAAAGAGGGTCAAGAGCCACTGAAGTCTCTAGAAGAAGATCAGGAGACAGTAAGACCTCTAGAAAAAGAGAATCATGAGTCCCTGTGGGCTCCAGAAGATGAGTGTCATGAAACTTTGAGAcctctagaaaaagaaaaccagaagtcACTGAGGTCTCTAGAAGACCAGGAGACAACAGGATCTCCAGAAAAAGAGAATCAGGAGCCACTGAGGTCTCCAGAAGATGAGAACCAGGACACATTGAGACCTCTAGAAAAAGAAGCTCAACAGCCACTGAAGTCTCTAGGAGAAGAAGACCAGGTGACACTGAGACCTCTGGAAGAGGTGAAACCAGAGCCACTAGAATCTCTTGAAAAAGCCCAGGAGATAGATAGACCTCTAGAAAAAGATAATCAAGCGTTATTAAGGTCCCTAAATGAAGAGAGTATAGAGGCAGTGAGATGTTCAGAAACGGAGACTCTAGAAGCACTGAAGTCTATAGGAGAGGAAAACCAAGACATAGCGAAACGTCTAGAAGAGGAAAGTCAGGAACCACTGGGGTCTGGGGAAGGGAACCAAGAGACATTGAGCCCCCTAGAAAAGGAGCATCGAGCATCACTGAGCTCCCTGGGAGAGAGGAACCTAGAGAATTGGAGATCTCCAGAGGAAGAAGGCAAGGAAAGTCAGAGGTACCTGGAAGCGGAAGAGAACGTAGAGAAGAGAGAGACTCCAGAGCCACCGAGGTctctggaggaggaggaacaggcgACGCCACCCTCTGCACATCAACAGAAGTGGGACGATGTGGGCGGGGTGCAACGAGAACTGGATCAGGAAGCGCCCCCTGGGAAGGCTGGAGTGGACAGTGAGGACAAGGCAGACCTGGATCAGAGAGAACAGGATGGCATCGATGGCAAGGGGGAGGCTGGAGAGCAGGCAGGAGAGGCCACGGGGGAGGCCTGGAGCACAGGTGGGGGGCAGCCAGGGAGCCTTGAGCCCGAAGAGCAGAGCGTCCCAGCTGAGGGAgccagtggggagggaggcacCCAGGGCTTCCAAGACCCTGAAGAGAGGCCAGGGCAGGAGGGGGCTCCAGGCTTCCGAGCTCCCCAGGGAATCTCAGAGGTGATAGAGCCCGTGTTGGAAGATGATGTGCCCCCTGCGGATGGCCAAGCCTCCCCAGAGGTCGCCTTGGGGCTGGAGGCTGCTGTGGGCGAGTCCGAGTCCATGGGAGCGGAGCAGGGGCCAGAGCAGGAGGCAGGAAGCCTGGAGGAGTCAGGTGGCCTGGCCAGAGAGGATGTGACAGAGTCACCCCTGGGAGAAGAAGGTTTGGAAGCAAAGAGGGTGCAGGGCTTGGAAGGGCCCAGAAAGGAGCTAGCAGAGGCGGTTGCTCTGGAGCCAGAGCTCGCTGCACTGCCCAGCGAGAGGAGAGACTTGCTGGAGGCTCCGGGCGGCTGGGAGGAATCAAAGCCTGAGGCCCCTGGGGAAGCAGAGGAGGCCTTCCCCACTGAgaccttgcaccacagtggaagtGATGCCCCTCAACCCAGGCCCCTGGGGTCAgagagagcagaggaagaggcagaaTCCGTGCTGGGGCCCCCCAGCCCAAGGCCCGCTGAGTCCTCATCACCCACCCCAAACCCTGAAGATGCACTTGGGCCCCAGTGCCTGGCTGAGGGGACCCAAGAGactggctgggggctggagggcagggctgaggtCCCTGAGGGGGAGCAGGAGGATTTGGGCTCTGGGGAAATCCCTGagggcctccaggaggaggaggaggaagagagcagagaagagagTGAGGCCGATGAGCTAGGGGAGACCCTCCCCGACTCCACTCCTCTGGGCTTCTACCTCAGGTCCCCTGCTTCCCCCAAGTGGGACCTGGCTGGAGAGCAGAGGCCCTCCCCTCAAGGGGAGACCAGGAAGGAAGGCTGGGGTCCCGCTGCCCTGGCCCCTGAGGGCCTGGGGGCCCACCcctcagaggaggagggagatgaggaggaggaacgTGGCCGTGACTCTGAACTGTCAGAAGAATTTGAGGACCTAGGGACGGAGGCGTCTCTCCTTCCTGGGGTCCCTGGGCAGGTGGCAGAACCTTTGGGCCAGGTGCCCCAGCTGCTTCTGGAGCCTGCAGCCTGGGATCGGGATGGGGAGTCCGACGGGTTTGCAGATGAGGAGAgcggggaggaaggagaggaagaagatgaagaagaggaggGCAGGAAGCCAGGGGCTGGGCGGTGCGGGCCAGGGCCCTCTGCTGGCAGCCTCCCGGCCCTGAGTGACCCTCAGAGAGGGAGCCTCCTGGGGTCTGAGGCCGTGGATGTCAGTGTCCCCTGGGATGACGGCTCGAGGGGCGTGGCATTCGATGCCCCCATGACTGCCCTGGAGACTGGGTCCCAGGACAGCGCTGAGGCCTTGGGCTCAGAGGAAGAGTCCGCTGCTGCTCCCTTGGAGAGGCAGGACCACATCCCCGGCCCTCTGGAGACCCTCGGTGGGGTGGAGGACATGGCCTTGGAGGTAGGGGACACTTTTGGTGTCAATGGCCAGGGCCCCAGCCTGAAGGAAGAGCTGGAGCATGTGAATGGGGGGGTGGTGAATGGGCTGGAGCAGCCTgtgggtgtggggcaggggaAAGCAGGGGCCCTGGAGGGGGTCCAAGGGACCCCcttggagggggaggaggggggcgcCCTGAAGACCCCTTGGGCAGGGGCTCCTCTTCACCTGGGCCAGAGCCAGTTCCTGCCGTTCActcagagagagggagatggagattCCTGGTCCTCAGGGGAGGACTAG